A region of Arabidopsis thaliana chromosome 5, partial sequence DNA encodes the following proteins:
- the ERL2 gene encoding ERECTA-like 2 (ERECTA-like 2 (ERL2); FUNCTIONS IN: kinase activity; INVOLVED IN: stomatal complex morphogenesis, embryo sac development, ovule development; LOCATED IN: endomembrane system; EXPRESSED IN: 10 plant structures; EXPRESSED DURING: 6 growth stages; CONTAINS InterPro DOMAIN/s: Protein kinase, ATP binding site (InterPro:IPR017441), Protein kinase, catalytic domain (InterPro:IPR000719), Leucine-rich repeat-containing N-terminal domain, type 2 (InterPro:IPR013210), Leucine-rich repeat (InterPro:IPR001611), Serine/threonine-protein kinase-like domain (InterPro:IPR017442), Protein kinase-like domain (InterPro:IPR011009), Serine/threonine-protein kinase, active site (InterPro:IPR008271); BEST Arabidopsis thaliana protein match is: ERECTA-like 1 (TAIR:AT5G62230.1); Has 220369 Blast hits to 138160 proteins in 3652 species: Archae - 160; Bacteria - 22012; Metazoa - 72756; Fungi - 10822; Plants - 87289; Viruses - 476; Other Eukaryotes - 26854 (source: NCBI BLink).), with protein sequence MRRIETMKGLFFCLGMVVFMLLGSVSPMNNEGKALMAIKASFSNVANMLLDWDDVHNHDFCSWRGVFCDNVSLNVVSLNLSNLNLGGEISSALGDLMNLQSIDLQGNKLGGQIPDEIGNCVSLAYVDFSTNLLFGDIPFSISKLKQLEFLNLKNNQLTGPIPATLTQIPNLKTLDLARNQLTGEIPRLLYWNEVLQYLGLRGNMLTGTLSPDMCQLTGLWYFDVRGNNLTGTIPESIGNCTSFEILDVSYNQITGVIPYNIGFLQVATLSLQGNKLTGRIPEVIGLMQALAVLDLSDNELTGPIPPILGNLSFTGKLYLHGNKLTGQIPPELGNMSRLSYLQLNDNELVGKIPPELGKLEQLFELNLANNNLVGLIPSNISSCAALNQFNVHGNFLSGAVPLEFRNLGSLTYLNLSSNSFKGKIPAELGHIINLDTLDLSGNNFSGSIPLTLGDLEHLLILNLSRNHLNGTLPAEFGNLRSIQIIDVSFNFLAGVIPTELGQLQNINSLILNNNKIHGKIPDQLTNCFSLANLNISFNNLSGIIPPMKNFTRFSPASFFGNPFLCGNWVGSICGPSLPKSQVFTRVAVICMVLGFITLICMIFIAVYKSKQQKPVLKGSSKQPEGSTKLVILHMDMAIHTFDDIMRVTENLDEKYIIGYGASSTVYKCTSKTSRPIAIKRIYNQYPSNFREFETELETIGSIRHRNIVSLHGYALSPFGNLLFYDYMENGSLWDLLHGPGKKVKLDWETRLKIAVGAAQGLAYLHHDCTPRIIHRDIKSSNILLDGNFEARLSDFGIAKSIPATKTYASTYVLGTIGYIDPEYARTSRLNEKSDIYSFGIVLLELLTGKKAVDNEANLHQMILSKADDNTVMEAVDAEVSVTCMDSGHIKKTFQLALLCTKRNPLERPTMQEVSRVLLSLVPSPPPKKLPSPAKVQEGEERRESHSSDTTTPQWFVQFREDISKSSL encoded by the exons atgagaaggaTAGAGACCATGAAAggcttgtttttttgtctggGGATGGTGGTTTTCATGCTACTTGGTTCTGTTTCTCCAATGAACAACGAAG GAAAAGCGTTGATGGCGATAAAGGCTTCATTCAGCAACGTGGCGAATATGCTTCTTGATTGGGACGATGTTCATAACCACGACTTTTGTTCTTGGAGAGGTGTCTTCTGTGATAACGTTAGCCTCAATGTTGTCTCTCt TAATCTGTCAAACCTGAATCTTGGTGGAGAGATATCATCTGCCCTTGGAGATTTGATGAATCTGCAATCAAT AGACTTGCAAGGAAATAAATTGGGTGGTCAAATTCCAGATGAGATTGGAAACTGTGTTTCTCTTGCTTATGt GGATTTCTCCACCAATTTGTTGTTTGGAGACATACCGTTTTCAATCTCTAAACTCAAACAGCTGGAGTTTCT GAACCTAAAGAATAATCAGCTCACTGGTCCAATACCAGCAACCTTAACTCAGATTCCAAACCTTAAGACCCT TGACCTCGCAAGAAACCAGCTTACTGGTGAGATACCAAGGTTACTCTACTGGAATGAAGTTTTACAGTATCT CGGTTTACGTGGGAATATGTTAACTGGGACATTGTCTCCTGATATGTGTCAGCTGACGGGTCTGTGGTACTT tgATGTGAGAGGCAACAACCTTACTGGAACTATCCCAGAGAGCATTGGCAATTGCACAAGCTTTGAGATCTT GGATGTATCTTATAATCAGATTACCGGAGTTATACCCTACAATATTGGTTTCCTCCAAGTAGCTACTCT GTCACTTCAAGGAAACAAGTTGACTGGCAGAATTCCGGAAGTGATTGGTCTGATGCAGGCTCTTGCTGTATT GGATTTGAGTGACAATGAATTAACTGGGCCTATTCCACCAATACTTGGGAATCTGTCATTCACTGGAAAACT GTATCTCCATGGCAACAAGCTCACTGGACAAATCCCACCCGAGCTAGGCAATATGTCACGACTCAGCTATTT GCAACTAAATGATAATGAACTAGTGGGAAAGATCCCACCTGAGCTTGGGAAGCTGGAACAATTGTTCGAACT GAATCTTGCGAACAACAATCTTGTAGGGCTGATTCCATCTAACATTAGTTCCTGTGCTGCCTTGAATCAATT CAATGTTCATGGGAACTTCTTGAGTGGAGCTGTACCACTTGAATTCCGGAATCTTGGAAGCTTGACTTATCT AAATCTTTCCTCAAACAGTTTCAAGGGCAAAATACCTGCTGAGCTTGGCCATATCATCAATCTTGATACatt GGATCTGTCTGGCAACAATTTCTCAGGCTCAATTCCATTAACACTTGGTGATCTTGAGCATCTTCTCATCTT AAACTTGAGCAGAAATCATCTGAATGGCACATTGCCTGCAGAATTCGGGAACCTCCGAAGCATTCAGATCAT CGATGTgtcatttaattttcttgcCGGTGTTATTCCAACTGAACTTGGCCAGTTGCAGAACATAAACTCTCT GATactgaacaacaacaagattcATGGGAAAATCCCTGATCAGCTAACTAACTGCTTCAGTCTTGCCAATCT GAACATCTCCTTCAATAATCTTTCTGGAATAATCCCACCTATGAAGAACTTTACACGTTTTTCCCCGGCCAG CTTCTTTGGAAATCCATTTCTCTGCGGGAACTGGGTTGGATCAATCTGTGGCCCATCTTTACCTAAGTCACAAG TATTCACCAGAGTTGCCGTGATTTGTATGGTTCTCGGTTTCATCACTCTCATATGCATGATATTCATTGCGGTTTACAAGTCAAAGCAGCAGAAACCAGTCTTGAAAGGCTCTTCAAAACAACCTGAAG GGTCAACGAAGCTGGTGATTCTTCACATGGACATGGCTATTCACACGTTTGATGATATCATGAGAGTTACAGAAAACCTCGATGAGAAATACATCATTGGATACGGTGCTTCTAGCACAGTTTACAAGTGCACCTCCAAAACTTCCCGACCTATTGCCATTAAGCGAATCTACAATCAGTATCCCAGCAACTTCCGCGAGTTTGAAACAGAGCTCGAGACCATTGGGAGCATCAGACACAGAAACATAGTAAGCTTGCACGGATACGCCTTATCTCCCTTTGGCAACCTCCTCTTCTACGACTACATGGAAAATGGCTCTCTTTGGGATCTTCTCCATG GGCCTGGGAAGAAGGTGAAGCTTGACTGGGAAACAAGGCTGAAGATAGCTGTTGGAGCTGCGCAAGGACTTGCATATCTTCACCATGACTGCACACCTAGGATAATCCATCGAGACATCAAGTCATCAAACATACTCCTTGATGGGAATTTCGAAGCGCGTTTGTCAGATTTTGGGATTGCCAAGAGCATACCAGCCACCAAAACTTATGCTTCAACCTATGTTCTTGGAACCATTGGATATATTGACCCAGAGTATGCTCGAACTTCGCGTCTGAACGAGAAGTCTGATATCTACAGTTTCGGTATTGTCCTTCTTGAGCTTCTAACCGGCAAGAAGGCTGTGGATAACGAGGCCAACTTGCATCAAATG ATTCTATCAAAGGCGGATGATAACACAGTAATGGAAGCTGTTGATGCAGAGGTCTCAGTGACTTGCATGGACTCAGGACAcatcaagaaaacatttcAGCTAGCTCTCTTGTGCACCAAGCGAAATCCTTTGGAGAGACCCACCATGCAGGAGGTCTCTAGGGTTCTGCTCTCACTTGTCCCGTCTCCACCTCCAAAGAAGTTACCGTCGCCTGCAAAAGTACAGGAAGGGGAAGAACGGCGTGAGAGCCACTCTTCAGATACAACAACCCCACAGTGGTTTGTTCAGTTCCGTGAAGATATCTCCAAAAGTAGCTTATAA
- the ERL2 gene encoding ERECTA-like 2 → MNLQSIDLQGNKLGGQIPDEIGNCVSLAYVDFSTNLLFGDIPFSISKLKQLEFLNLKNNQLTGPIPATLTQIPNLKTLDLARNQLTGEIPRLLYWNEVLQYLGLRGNMLTGTLSPDMCQLTGLWYFDVRGNNLTGTIPESIGNCTSFEILDVSYNQITGVIPYNIGFLQVATLSLQGNKLTGRIPEVIGLMQALAVLDLSDNELTGPIPPILGNLSFTGKLYLHGNKLTGQIPPELGNMSRLSYLQLNDNELVGKIPPELGKLEQLFELNLANNNLVGLIPSNISSCAALNQFNVHGNFLSGAVPLEFRNLGSLTYLNLSSNSFKGKIPAELGHIINLDTLDLSGNNFSGSIPLTLGDLEHLLILNLSRNHLNGTLPAEFGNLRSIQIIDVSFNFLAGVIPTELGQLQNINSLILNNNKIHGKIPDQLTNCFSLANLNISFNNLSGIIPPMKNFTRFSPASFFGNPFLCGNWVGSICGPSLPKSQVFTRVAVICMVLGFITLICMIFIAVYKSKQQKPVLKGSSKQPEGSTKLVILHMDMAIHTFDDIMRVTENLDEKYIIGYGASSTVYKCTSKTSRPIAIKRIYNQYPSNFREFETELETIGSIRHRNIVSLHGYALSPFGNLLFYDYMENGSLWDLLHGPGKKVKLDWETRLKIAVGAAQGLAYLHHDCTPRIIHRDIKSSNILLDGNFEARLSDFGIAKSIPATKTYASTYVLGTIGYIDPEYARTSRLNEKSDIYSFGIVLLELLTGKKAVDNEANLHQMILSKADDNTVMEAVDAEVSVTCMDSGHIKKTFQLALLCTKRNPLERPTMQEVSRVLLSLVPSPPPKKLPSPAKVQEGEERRESHSSDTTTPQWFVQFREDISKSSL, encoded by the exons ATGAATCTGCAATCAAT AGACTTGCAAGGAAATAAATTGGGTGGTCAAATTCCAGATGAGATTGGAAACTGTGTTTCTCTTGCTTATGt GGATTTCTCCACCAATTTGTTGTTTGGAGACATACCGTTTTCAATCTCTAAACTCAAACAGCTGGAGTTTCT GAACCTAAAGAATAATCAGCTCACTGGTCCAATACCAGCAACCTTAACTCAGATTCCAAACCTTAAGACCCT TGACCTCGCAAGAAACCAGCTTACTGGTGAGATACCAAGGTTACTCTACTGGAATGAAGTTTTACAGTATCT CGGTTTACGTGGGAATATGTTAACTGGGACATTGTCTCCTGATATGTGTCAGCTGACGGGTCTGTGGTACTT tgATGTGAGAGGCAACAACCTTACTGGAACTATCCCAGAGAGCATTGGCAATTGCACAAGCTTTGAGATCTT GGATGTATCTTATAATCAGATTACCGGAGTTATACCCTACAATATTGGTTTCCTCCAAGTAGCTACTCT GTCACTTCAAGGAAACAAGTTGACTGGCAGAATTCCGGAAGTGATTGGTCTGATGCAGGCTCTTGCTGTATT GGATTTGAGTGACAATGAATTAACTGGGCCTATTCCACCAATACTTGGGAATCTGTCATTCACTGGAAAACT GTATCTCCATGGCAACAAGCTCACTGGACAAATCCCACCCGAGCTAGGCAATATGTCACGACTCAGCTATTT GCAACTAAATGATAATGAACTAGTGGGAAAGATCCCACCTGAGCTTGGGAAGCTGGAACAATTGTTCGAACT GAATCTTGCGAACAACAATCTTGTAGGGCTGATTCCATCTAACATTAGTTCCTGTGCTGCCTTGAATCAATT CAATGTTCATGGGAACTTCTTGAGTGGAGCTGTACCACTTGAATTCCGGAATCTTGGAAGCTTGACTTATCT AAATCTTTCCTCAAACAGTTTCAAGGGCAAAATACCTGCTGAGCTTGGCCATATCATCAATCTTGATACatt GGATCTGTCTGGCAACAATTTCTCAGGCTCAATTCCATTAACACTTGGTGATCTTGAGCATCTTCTCATCTT AAACTTGAGCAGAAATCATCTGAATGGCACATTGCCTGCAGAATTCGGGAACCTCCGAAGCATTCAGATCAT CGATGTgtcatttaattttcttgcCGGTGTTATTCCAACTGAACTTGGCCAGTTGCAGAACATAAACTCTCT GATactgaacaacaacaagattcATGGGAAAATCCCTGATCAGCTAACTAACTGCTTCAGTCTTGCCAATCT GAACATCTCCTTCAATAATCTTTCTGGAATAATCCCACCTATGAAGAACTTTACACGTTTTTCCCCGGCCAG CTTCTTTGGAAATCCATTTCTCTGCGGGAACTGGGTTGGATCAATCTGTGGCCCATCTTTACCTAAGTCACAAG TATTCACCAGAGTTGCCGTGATTTGTATGGTTCTCGGTTTCATCACTCTCATATGCATGATATTCATTGCGGTTTACAAGTCAAAGCAGCAGAAACCAGTCTTGAAAGGCTCTTCAAAACAACCTGAAG GGTCAACGAAGCTGGTGATTCTTCACATGGACATGGCTATTCACACGTTTGATGATATCATGAGAGTTACAGAAAACCTCGATGAGAAATACATCATTGGATACGGTGCTTCTAGCACAGTTTACAAGTGCACCTCCAAAACTTCCCGACCTATTGCCATTAAGCGAATCTACAATCAGTATCCCAGCAACTTCCGCGAGTTTGAAACAGAGCTCGAGACCATTGGGAGCATCAGACACAGAAACATAGTAAGCTTGCACGGATACGCCTTATCTCCCTTTGGCAACCTCCTCTTCTACGACTACATGGAAAATGGCTCTCTTTGGGATCTTCTCCATG GGCCTGGGAAGAAGGTGAAGCTTGACTGGGAAACAAGGCTGAAGATAGCTGTTGGAGCTGCGCAAGGACTTGCATATCTTCACCATGACTGCACACCTAGGATAATCCATCGAGACATCAAGTCATCAAACATACTCCTTGATGGGAATTTCGAAGCGCGTTTGTCAGATTTTGGGATTGCCAAGAGCATACCAGCCACCAAAACTTATGCTTCAACCTATGTTCTTGGAACCATTGGATATATTGACCCAGAGTATGCTCGAACTTCGCGTCTGAACGAGAAGTCTGATATCTACAGTTTCGGTATTGTCCTTCTTGAGCTTCTAACCGGCAAGAAGGCTGTGGATAACGAGGCCAACTTGCATCAAATG ATTCTATCAAAGGCGGATGATAACACAGTAATGGAAGCTGTTGATGCAGAGGTCTCAGTGACTTGCATGGACTCAGGACAcatcaagaaaacatttcAGCTAGCTCTCTTGTGCACCAAGCGAAATCCTTTGGAGAGACCCACCATGCAGGAGGTCTCTAGGGTTCTGCTCTCACTTGTCCCGTCTCCACCTCCAAAGAAGTTACCGTCGCCTGCAAAAGTACAGGAAGGGGAAGAACGGCGTGAGAGCCACTCTTCAGATACAACAACCCCACAGTGGTTTGTTCAGTTCCGTGAAGATATCTCCAAAAGTAGCTTATAA